Part of the bacterium genome, TGGCTTTGGCGGCACACGAAAGTCTAAGCGAAAAGGTTGAGAGTGACTGGTAACTCGTTTTTTACTGAACAGCTCTACTGGTCCCTTGAGAAGTTTAAAGCCCCCTTCACTTAAGATACCATCAAGGCCAACTGCTATTTTTCTGTCATAAGAGTTCGGTCTGTCGATACGTACCGTTCCTTCCAGATTTCCCAGGGACGAGAGAAGTCGGGCCTGCGTTATGTTAACTAGCTCGGGGTTAACACTCCCTTTGATTTCTATTGAGCTCTCAATGAGTGCTGGGATAGTAATAGGCATCGGTAGGCCTGTAAGTTGAGGATACAGGGTTGTTTCCTCAGATTTATTAATCTTATCGAGCATTATCTCGATTGACTCAAATTCGAAGGGTGGATCGGCCGCGGGATTTTCCGTGATCGAGATTCGTCCCTGTAGCTGTGCTTGTTGAAATCCAAGCCCCCCAACGAAGGGAAGTCTTGTTACGTCTGCATTGCGAAGCTGCGCTACGGCTTGTCTGCTCGAGGCGTTTGCCGTTATCTCTAAGTGTCCACCAAGCCAATCACCATCAATAAGGAGCTGAGGGCCAGTCGAGAAGATCTTCTTAAGACCAAGGCGAATGCGTACATTTTCTAGTGATAGAAGAATCGGGCTTTGTCGCGGACGAATTACAATTTCTTGAAATGAAATTCCGATGAAGGCGAGGTCGGGCTCTCGCATGCTTATGAATATCTCTGAAGTGTCTATATTTTTTTCAATGAGACGAACAATCAGACTCGCATAAATAGTTCTCGGAACAAGAAATAGGCCAAGCAAAACAGCAGCCAATAACCCCCAGAGTACTCTACTTTTTAGGAATGAACGCATGGAGCTATGGTTCCTTTTTTCAAACTCGCCGAGTTATGATATCTAGCGACACTACGACGTTTAACGAGCTTCCTCTTCCCGTAAGAGTCATTTTCGTTATGACAGCAGGGCGTTTTTCATCCGATGAGAGTCGTTTTAGAAAATCCGCTAAATCTTCTTGTGAAATTTTCTGAAAGGTAACAGTGAAAGAGTGCTGAATGAAGTCCTCTCCAATAGCCTTATTTGAGTCTCCTAGGCGTTGTATGTTCCCATCCAGTTTATCCTGCCCACTTTTTTTTAGTAGTGCGTCAAGATGGCTCCATACTGCTTGTTGTCGAGCAGCTTTTGAGAATCGCTCCAGGGATGTAAGCTTTTGCTCTTCTAGGCGGTGAAGTTGATGAATCAGGGGGGGAAGTGATCCGATGGTTTTCTCAAGTTCTGTCAGACGAGCTCGTTGTTCTGAGAACACTTGAATTCCAAACTCTATCGAAGAATAGAGTCCCATGCTTACTGCTATTCCGAGTGCGATAAGGACGAGTCGTTTCTCACTTGCTGTTCTCCCCCGAAACCAACTTTTAGAGCTTTTCCGAGCTTTCTCCCAATATTGCGGCAGAGAAGCGGTGCTCTTGTGTTTCTTTTCATCTATAGCGTCTTTATTCTTCACGTGGAGCATACCTTCTTAAGAATGATTTCGAGTTGTGTTGCTTTCTGGCGCGACCGATTCTCAACCTTTACTTCTACATCGCAAAAATTCTCTGAATGCTTCTGAAAAGCCTCGTTAATTTTCTCCACAACACTGTACGAAGCCGCAAAACATTCAATGATTGTCTTATCCGAAAGAATATTAAGCCGACGAATCATGGAGACATCAACATCTTTAAGGGTCTCGAGGATAAGGGCGAGTTCTTTTTGTAATGGGATAGAAGTGCTGGTTCCAAGTTGCTGTAAAATATCTCGAACGGTTGCGATTTCTTGTCGAACTATAGTGAGCTCTGTTCCCTGCTCTATATTAGGCTTTCTCAGAGCTTCTTTCACTACAGAATTGATTTCATCTTGAAGAGAGGTAATCCGGTATTCTCGTGCGTAGAATCGCATCGGAAGGAGAATAGCGATTGCTAGTATAATTACGGCTATCGGAAGCAATAGCGACCGTATCCCATCGATTAAATTCCGAACATAGGGTCGAAAAAGAAACTTGCCAGTACGATAATTAGGAGTGAACTGTCCATATCGAGAGAGCTTTTCATCGAATCCAGTTGTCACAAGGCATGATAGCCCGAGCTCTGGAGAGCTTTTTGGCACAAGGTCCTCATACGAGAGGAATTCTACTGGTTTTTTCACCTCTTCCGCATCCCAGATTGCAAATTCCTCCCGCTCGCCGACAAAATAAATGCGCTCTATATGGCACTGATTGAGCTCCTCGGTCGCACTGATCCAAACATTCAGAAGATGCTCTCCGGGGAATTCCGTTCTGCTGGTGCTCGCGTCGAAGGGAATTGAAAAATATGTCGAAGGTTCTCCATCTATGAGGAAAGAGACTGAGTAAGCTCCCTCTGAGGAAAAGACAATCGCACAATTCTCTTTGATATACTTCGGGTAGAGTGCTCGACAGAATTCGCCGAGTGCCGCAGGAATCGTCAGGACTGACGGCTCAAAATTAGCCTCATGGCACTCTTGAAGCAGATTCGCCAGTATATGTTCAGGATAGAGGTCAACCCGAACTGTGGGCTGTTCATGAGAGGTGGCATTTTGTTTTTGATCAATAGGTTGTGCGATTGGTCGGGCGTGACAATGAAACATGTCTACCGAGAAAGGAAGTTTATCCTGTGCCTCCATTGGCGCTACCTGAGCGAGGTAGGAAGTTTGTGTAAAGGGGAGCTCTAAACGGAGTGTCGTTGCTTGATGTGGTGGCAGAATAACGATTGATTCGGTAAATTTTCTCTCTGAGAATTGTTCTAATATCTCACGTATGGGAAATGGCGCCAGGTATGCTGCTGCTGTCTCATCATTCGTTGCCAATTCACCGTTATTGCCATTAAGCGTTGAGTTGTCACGATAAGAGCCATCTAAATCGAAGTACGAGTTCCACCAAGCAGAGCCGTCGACGACAATGTCCTCTTCAATCGAAGTCTCTGCCCCTTCTCCAGATAAGAGGACGGCACGAATGTGCGGTCTTGTAGCATCAATGCTCAGAATGAGTTTTTGCGGCGAATTCACTGTGTGCCATCTCCCCTAATCTCCCCTGATTGTAGAGTGTTCTTTTACGACCCGAAAGGCGTGAATCATCATGAAGACGGATCTTAACGTCGAGCACGCCTTTTGGCTCTCATTGGCACGGTTACACTAATGGTCTTGGGAATCTCTTTGGGCGTTCTGAGGGTAATGGCACACCGTACCATCGCTGGAAGCTCTTTCTTTTTGTCCTCTCCCCAGGTCCTGGACCATTCATTTGTTGCCATATCGAAGTATTCAAATGAGAGGCTTTCAACCGTCTCAGCAAGGGGGAAGCGAATGGCTTTTTTGTAGGCCTCTTGAAACGGCCGTTTATACGGTATCTCCTCTCTGATGAGAGAGAATACCTCGTAGGGTGCTTGGGCTGCTCTTTCTGGATCTTTTTTGAGGGAGTAAGTGATTTGGACGAGTCCGGTATTAGCAGAACGGTCTTCCAGAAAACTCTGACCTGCATGCATGCCGATAAAAGTTATGCTATCGCCTGGCAGTCCATTTGATAGTTCTCCTTGCTTTCCGATGAGGTTGTCAGCCGAAGTGTAGCGTGTCTCCGTATCACCTTCGGGGGGCATCAGTGGCATTCCTGCTGAGGCAAGTTGAAGTTCTCGCGAAAGGCGTTTTATCAGGACAAGCTCTAAACGCTCTACCTCTTGTTCATCCTCGACGATACTCTTAGCAGAGAGAAGGCTCGAAAGAGTCGAATAGGAGAGGGTGAGCATTATTGAGAGTGCCGTAATAGCAAGGAGGACCTCGATCAAGGTGAAGCCGAGAGAGCTTTCATGAGTTTTCTTCATTTTCCTCCTCAGTAACCTCATCTTCATCGAATGGGATAAAAAAGGCGAGTTGAAGTGATTCAGGACGACGCTCTCCCCACGAAATTAAGAGACTAATTCGTTTCATAGCCTTATCACTTTTATCTATCCCCCAATATTCTACGCTAAGCTGAGCTTCATATTGGAAGTCTGTTGCATCAAGAGAGGAGTCACGCTGAATCTGTTCGCTTGGGAGAATACCGTTAAAAATTTCTTCTGGTGTCCCATTAAATGTCCCTACTTCAAGCGGATCACCAGCAGATTCTCTTGCTTCGACCGCGCTCAATATCTCTCTTGCAAGCCTCGTCGCTTCTCGCTGTTGTCGCTCTAAGACGGTGCGTTGAACAAGAGCGCTTTGTAGTCCAAGGATAATGGTCAGCGCGCTCGCTAAAACTGCTAGTGCTATTATGACTTCAAGAAATGTAAATCCCTGCTGTGATCGCTTCATATCTTTTTCTCTGCAAAAGTCCATTCAAAGTCCTTCCACTCATTGAATGTCTGAGTGATTCCAGTAAATGGATTATTAACCAGAGTCATTTCTTGTTTATCTCCGATGAGTAAGTGCAGCGCGACAAATTCAGCGAAGCCTTTCGGGGAAAATCGAATGCGAACGAGCTTATCTTCGCTCCTGCGAGTCCATCCCTTCGGTGTATAGATAGCCTCGATTTGGATTCCTTTCGGTAATTGCCGCGGATCTCCCAGCGAGGGGAATGTCGGAGGTGGAATAACGGTGTGTGTTTGGCCATAGGAAGGGTTGAGAAAAGCGTTTAGCTCGAGCGATATGTTTCCGGCATCGCCGCCGAACTCCGCGAGCCTCTCGTCAGTTTCTGGCTCGGGGATTATGGCTCCAACAGTATATGTGGAGGACTTCAAGTCAAACTCTATCTGGTAATAGGTCTGATCCGCCACCGCTTGATGAAAGAGAAACCTCATGGTTTCATTCAACTCACGAAGTGCTGCTTGTCTCCTCCAAAATTGTGGTGATGAAGAGCTGCCAAAACCTACGAAAAAAAGGGCTGAGATAACAAGGATGACAATAGCAAGTTCGATAATTGTGAACCCATGGTGACGGCTCTGACCCCAGAGAAATGCTGTGTTTGCCTCAAACTTTTTGGGCATGAGAGCTGGGCTCTGCGAACTCTGGTTCCGCACATCTTGCCTTCTCATGTCTTGGCAAAAGTTTCTTAACACAGCCATCTTCTGAGTCGTCTCATACAGTTTCCGTCCCCTTCGTCCGAGACCTCAAGCGAGAGGATAGTCCGATTATCGAGACACGTTCTCGCCTGTTTCCTTCCCTCAGGCGCTTACTTTCTTCCTCCCTAAGGCCCTACGACATTAAAGTCAAAGTTTACTCCTTCGCCTCCAGGTCTTCCATCAGCCCCAAGGCTGGTGATCCGAAAGGTGCGGGAGCCCTCTGTGGCATAGGTAAAAGGGTTCCCCCAGGCATCGAGTACGGTATCGTCCCCTTCATCAATAAGAGGAACACAGCCTGGACCAGTTACATCATTACATTGTGACAGATCCTCTAAGGAAGCAGGAAGGCGGTTGTACATCAGTTGATATTCACTAATTTTTTGAGAAAGAGTCTTCATTTTTAAATTATTCAGATTCGCCTTTGCTTTCTCGCCGCTTGAGAATATCTTTCCAAAAAGGAAGGAGCCGAGGAGTCCGATTATGACAAGGACTACCATAATCTCTACGAGTGTGAATCCGTGCATCCCATGTGCTGTATGTTTTTTCCGCCTTCCCTTCGAACTTCCATTTGATGATAAACCTCTACCGAGTGCCATTTTCTCTTCCATTCTTTTTTCCTCTATCAGCATGCTTTAGCATTACCTGCAAACCGAGCAGACTGTACATCTCGCACAGTTGACCGCGATGCAAAATTCGTTAGGTATCAGATCTAGCATGGTGTAAAACTCCACAAGAGAAAAGGGGATAATAGCTCTAAAGCTCGTTTTTGGGAGAGCCTTCGCTTGCTGAGGGGATATTTTGCTTTAGAGCGCGACTACATTCATGAGTTCTGTCATTGGGAGGAGTACTGAGACAACGATAATCAGCACGATTATGCCGACGGTAACCATAAGCAGTGGCTCTAAAAGCGAGGTGAGTCCTTCCAGAGTGGAGCTCACTTCATTATCATAAGTAGTGGAGGCTTTCTCGAGCATATGCTCAAGGTCTCCGCTCTTTTCTCCAATAGCAATCATTCTTGAGATCATGGAGGGGAGAATCTTATGACGCATGATCTCGCTGCTTAAGTTTTTTCCCTCTCTGACACCCTCCCGAGACTCTTCAAGCATAGAGACAACATGCACATTACCAATAATATTTTTTGTAATGTCTAAAGCTCTGAGGAGCTCAACACCACTCCCTAAAAGAGCCGACAGCGTGCTCGCAATGCGGGCAGTAATCACTTTAACATACACCGGCCCAATGAGCGGAAGTTGCAAGAGCCAGAGATCTACTTTTTCTCTTCCCTTTTTACTTCGGTAGTAGTTGGTGGCAAGAGCTCCCAGTCCGATGGTGCAAAGGATGAGTAGCCACCAGTAACTAATAAGAAAGTTTGAGCCAGATATAACAATTCGAGTGGGCAAGGGGAGGTCTAGCCCTTGTTTTACGAATATCTCTACAATCTTTGGGATTACGCCTACCAGCAACCCGATGATCACGAGAAAACAGACTACCATCATCACAACGGGATATGTGAGTGCAGAGAAAATTTTTCCTCTAAGCGCAACTTGGCTTTCTAGGTAGTCGGCCAGTTTTTCAAGCACCTGATCGAGGGTGCCCGAAGCTTCCCCTGCGGCAACAAGGTTGGTGTAGAGGCGGGGGAATATTTTGGGGTGCATCCCGAGACTTTTGGCAAGAGAGTCGCCTTCTTGTACCCCTTCTCGTAGCTCTACGAGCACTCTTTGCATAACGTGAGAGTCCGTCTGTTCTCCGAGGGCTTGCAGCGCACTCACCAGTGGAAGGCCAGCATTAAGGAGTGTCGCGAACTGTCTCGTTGTTAGCGAGAGTTCTTTCATCGTGACTTTGTCGGATTTCAAGAAATGAAGCACGTCATCAGTTTGCTTTGTTACTTTCGCGCTTGCTTCTTTTATGGTGGTAGGGAATAAATTACTGCGCCTCAGTTTTTGGCGAGCCATCCGCTCATTTTCGGCGTCGAGACGTCCCTTTGTCTTTTTTCCTGAATTATTGATGGCGATGTATTCGTATACTGGCATAACGTGCTTAGCTCAGATCTGCTTGGCTTACCTCTTCATGTGTTGCGCGAATAACTTCTTCTGCAGAAGTTACCCCCTCAAGTACTTTCATAGCTCCGTCTATTCGAAGCGGTTCAAACCCGCGCTCAAGCGCTGTCGCGCGGATGGTAACAGAATCACTCCGTTGTAGGATCAGTGAACGGATGGGCTCGTCAATGATGAGCAGCTCGTGAATACCAGTTCGTCCCGTATATCGGGTATTTTGACACTGTTCGCACTGAGCTGTTCCAGGTCGGAACGCTTGTCTTGGCCATTTGCCCCCAGGATGAAGTCCGAGTTCAATCAGCTCCTCATCGGACAATTCGTACGGATCTCTGCATGATGTGCAAAGCCGACGAACCAATCTCTGCCCCATAACGGCTAGTAAGCTTGACGAGACAAGGAACGGCTCGATCCCCATGTCGATGAGTCGAGTGACTGCTCCAGGAGCATCATTGGTATGAAGAGTTGAAAGAACTAAGTGTCCGGTCAGGGAGGCTTGAATGGCTATCTCGGCTGTCTCCGCGTCGCGAATCTCCCCCAACATGACCACATCAGGATCTTGTCGGAGAATAGCTCTGAGCCCCGATGAAAATGTAAAATTAATCTTTGGATTGACCTGCATCTGACCGATACCCGCGAGTTGATATTCGATTGGATCTTCAACCGTCAGAATGTTGAGCTCGGGAGTGTTTATCTCAGTCAGGCACGAGTACAGCGTGGTAGATTTACCGGAGCCAGTCGGCCCTGTTACGAGGAAAATTCCATTAGGCTTTTTGATCAGTCGTTGAATCGCCGTAAGGTTGTTGTCCCGGATACCAATCTGAGAGAGGCCAAGAACGGTTCCCGACTTATCAAGTAAACGCATAACAACTCGTTCACCGAATTGAGTAGGAACGGTAGATACTCGAATATCAACCTCTTTGCCCGCAATCTTTAGCCCAATTCTTCCATCTTGGGGAAGTCTCTTCTCGGCAATATTAAGCCCTGACATCACCTTGATGCGAGAGATGATTGCTGCTTGATGACTGGTATCTTGGGAATCTATATCATAGAGCACCCCGTCAATTCTGAACCGAACCTTCAGAGCGTCTTCATACGGTTCCATATGTACATCAGAGGCCCGCTCCGTGCTTGCTTTAAAGATGATGGCATTCACGTAACGCATAATCGGAGCATCATCGTCTTCAGTTTCTGTCACATCAATTTTTAGTAGCGCATCAAAGACTGAGTCTTCCTTTTCCGTATCGCTGTCGAGGCTACTTGATTTGCTACGCATGAGCCTGGTTCTCATTGCGTTGATGGCTTTTGTAATCTCTTCAGGAGAGGTCACTACTATCTCAATCGGCTTGCCGTAACACATGCTAATATGTTGAAGAGCTTCTGAGTTTTGTGGGGCTGCGGTCGCTACGATGATATGCCCATTTTTTGCTGCGATGGGAATGATTTGAAATTGCCTTGCCCACGAACCAACGATTCTATCAAAATCTCCCATGATGAGATCTTCCGGCGGTTCAGGCTCTCCAACTTTTTCTTGCCACGAGAGTCCGAGCTGAGAAGCGAGTTGCTTGAGATCGGTAGGCGAGTGACTTTCGATTTCCTCATTCTCTTCGCCTATTATGTCTTCCGTTTCTTCACTCATTTAGACCTATAATCAGATTACTGAGTATCACACGTGAAATTATAGCCTGATTTCAACTGTTGCGCCCCCACTTTTCTATAACTCACAGCGTATGGCTTCATTCGCCTCAGATTGTGAGGGATGCCTCACAATCTGAGGGATAATCGCGAATCTGAATGCTATTGCTCACTCTGGAGCACGTCTCCACGGTCCCTGCCCAAATTTAAGAATCTCATAAGGGCTGAGGGCGTACCATGTTAGGGTGCGCGACGGGTCTTTCAGGTTCTTTTGCGCTTGTTCTCTCGTTTGAAACGCAGCTTGTACCTTCACTGTTAATCCATCTTTATGAGAGCCATACTTCAGGGTTTTTCCAGGAGTAAAGTCCCCAAGGAGGTGGTTTGCTGAGCGCGGGACTTCAATGGCGACATGCGGCTCGGTTCGGAACGGAG contains:
- a CDS encoding prepilin-type N-terminal cleavage/methylation domain-containing protein, translating into MKMRLLRRKMKKTHESSLGFTLIEVLLAITALSIMLTLSYSTLSSLLSAKSIVEDEQEVERLELVLIKRLSRELQLASAGMPLMPPEGDTETRYTSADNLIGKQGELSNGLPGDSITFIGMHAGQSFLEDRSANTGLVQITYSLKKDPERAAQAPYEVFSLIREEIPYKRPFQEAYKKAIRFPLAETVESLSFEYFDMATNEWSRTWGEDKKKELPAMVRCAITLRTPKEIPKTISVTVPMRAKRRARR
- a CDS encoding prepilin-type N-terminal cleavage/methylation domain-containing protein, which encodes MDFCREKDMKRSQQGFTFLEVIIALAVLASALTIILGLQSALVQRTVLERQQREATRLAREILSAVEARESAGDPLEVGTFNGTPEEIFNGILPSEQIQRDSSLDATDFQYEAQLSVEYWGIDKSDKAMKRISLLISWGERRPESLQLAFFIPFDEDEVTEEENEENS
- a CDS encoding type II secretion system protein: MAVLRNFCQDMRRQDVRNQSSQSPALMPKKFEANTAFLWGQSRHHGFTIIELAIVILVISALFFVGFGSSSSPQFWRRQAALRELNETMRFLFHQAVADQTYYQIEFDLKSSTYTVGAIIPEPETDERLAEFGGDAGNISLELNAFLNPSYGQTHTVIPPPTFPSLGDPRQLPKGIQIEAIYTPKGWTRRSEDKLVRIRFSPKGFAEFVALHLLIGDKQEMTLVNNPFTGITQTFNEWKDFEWTFAEKKI
- a CDS encoding prepilin-type N-terminal cleavage/methylation domain-containing protein — encoded protein: MLIEEKRMEEKMALGRGLSSNGSSKGRRKKHTAHGMHGFTLVEIMVVLVIIGLLGSFLFGKIFSSGEKAKANLNNLKMKTLSQKISEYQLMYNRLPASLEDLSQCNDVTGPGCVPLIDEGDDTVLDAWGNPFTYATEGSRTFRITSLGADGRPGGEGVNFDFNVVGP
- the gspF gene encoding type II secretion system protein GspF; the encoded protein is MPVYEYIAINNSGKKTKGRLDAENERMARQKLRRSNLFPTTIKEASAKVTKQTDDVLHFLKSDKVTMKELSLTTRQFATLLNAGLPLVSALQALGEQTDSHVMQRVLVELREGVQEGDSLAKSLGMHPKIFPRLYTNLVAAGEASGTLDQVLEKLADYLESQVALRGKIFSALTYPVVMMVVCFLVIIGLLVGVIPKIVEIFVKQGLDLPLPTRIVISGSNFLISYWWLLILCTIGLGALATNYYRSKKGREKVDLWLLQLPLIGPVYVKVITARIASTLSALLGSGVELLRALDITKNIIGNVHVVSMLEESREGVREGKNLSSEIMRHKILPSMISRMIAIGEKSGDLEHMLEKASTTYDNEVSSTLEGLTSLLEPLLMVTVGIIVLIIVVSVLLPMTELMNVVAL
- the gspE gene encoding type II secretion system protein GspE translates to MSEETEDIIGEENEEIESHSPTDLKQLASQLGLSWQEKVGEPEPPEDLIMGDFDRIVGSWARQFQIIPIAAKNGHIIVATAAPQNSEALQHISMCYGKPIEIVVTSPEEITKAINAMRTRLMRSKSSSLDSDTEKEDSVFDALLKIDVTETEDDDAPIMRYVNAIIFKASTERASDVHMEPYEDALKVRFRIDGVLYDIDSQDTSHQAAIISRIKVMSGLNIAEKRLPQDGRIGLKIAGKEVDIRVSTVPTQFGERVVMRLLDKSGTVLGLSQIGIRDNNLTAIQRLIKKPNGIFLVTGPTGSGKSTTLYSCLTEINTPELNILTVEDPIEYQLAGIGQMQVNPKINFTFSSGLRAILRQDPDVVMLGEIRDAETAEIAIQASLTGHLVLSTLHTNDAPGAVTRLIDMGIEPFLVSSSLLAVMGQRLVRRLCTSCRDPYELSDEELIELGLHPGGKWPRQAFRPGTAQCEQCQNTRYTGRTGIHELLIIDEPIRSLILQRSDSVTIRATALERGFEPLRIDGAMKVLEGVTSAEEVIRATHEEVSQADLS